The following proteins come from a genomic window of Pseudomonas sp. WJP1:
- a CDS encoding DUF58 domain-containing protein encodes MKPSRLLLVWLAILLAIGLILGTLRALNIAVPSTLFSINWGLLLALLALAMLDAIRLKRLPSPRVQRQMPGSLALGRWTAVRLQVEHDFPLPLNIQIYDHVPDGLSFENLPLSVELQPGQLSYVDYRLRPLKRGHFSFENCEISLPSPLGLWLGKRLLSVFDNTRVYPDFARLYGGQLLAVDNWLSQLGVRQRQRRGLGLEFHQLREFREGDSLRQIDWKATARQRTPIAREYQDERDQQIIFMLDCGRRMRSQDGDLAHFDHALNACLLLSYVALRQGDAVGLCTFASDHPRYLAPVKGAGQLNVLLNAVYDLNSTQRSADYQAATTQLLSRQKRRALLLLVTNLRDEDDEELLTAVKRLSQQHQVLVASLRENVLDTTRVLPVHTLSEALVYCGNVEYLNSRAALHERLSAHGVPVVDTQPEALGPALVTRYLSWKKAGTI; translated from the coding sequence GTGAAACCCTCGCGCCTGCTGCTGGTCTGGCTCGCGATCCTGCTGGCTATCGGCCTCATTCTGGGCACATTGCGCGCATTGAACATCGCCGTTCCATCAACGCTGTTCTCGATCAACTGGGGCTTGCTACTGGCACTCCTGGCCCTGGCGATGCTCGACGCCATCCGCCTCAAACGCCTGCCTTCGCCCCGGGTACAACGACAAATGCCCGGCAGCCTGGCCCTCGGCCGCTGGACTGCGGTGCGACTGCAAGTCGAGCACGACTTTCCCCTGCCACTGAACATCCAGATCTACGACCACGTACCCGACGGGTTGAGCTTCGAGAACTTGCCCCTGTCGGTCGAACTTCAACCCGGTCAACTCAGTTACGTCGACTATCGCCTGCGCCCGCTCAAGCGCGGCCACTTCAGCTTCGAGAACTGCGAAATCAGCCTGCCCAGCCCATTGGGTCTATGGCTCGGCAAACGCCTGCTGAGCGTGTTCGACAATACCCGCGTCTACCCCGACTTCGCCCGACTCTACGGCGGCCAATTGCTGGCGGTGGATAACTGGCTCAGCCAACTCGGCGTGCGCCAGCGCCAACGACGCGGCCTGGGCCTGGAGTTTCATCAGCTACGGGAATTTCGCGAAGGCGACAGCCTGCGCCAGATCGACTGGAAAGCCACCGCCCGCCAACGCACGCCCATTGCCCGGGAGTACCAGGACGAGCGTGACCAACAGATCATCTTCATGCTCGATTGCGGTCGACGCATGCGCAGCCAGGACGGCGATCTGGCGCACTTCGATCACGCGCTCAATGCCTGCCTGTTGCTGAGCTACGTCGCGCTGCGCCAGGGGGATGCCGTAGGCCTCTGCACCTTTGCCAGCGATCACCCGCGCTACCTCGCCCCGGTGAAAGGCGCTGGCCAGCTGAACGTGTTGCTCAACGCGGTTTACGACCTGAACAGCACTCAACGCAGCGCCGATTATCAAGCGGCTACCACCCAACTACTGTCTCGGCAGAAACGGCGGGCGCTGTTGCTGCTGGTGACCAACCTGCGCGACGAAGACGATGAAGAACTGCTGACTGCCGTCAAGCGCTTGAGCCAGCAGCATCAGGTGTTGGTCGCAAGCTTGCGTGAAAACGTCCTGGATACCACGCGAGTATTGCCGGTGCACACCTTGTCAGAGGCGCTGGTTTACTGCGGGAACGTCGAATATCTGAATTCGCGCGCAGCACTCCATGAACGCTTGAGCGCCCACGGAGTACCGGTAGTGGATACGCAACCTGAGGCGTTGGGGCCCGCGTTGGTCACGCGATACTTAAGCTGGAAAAAAGCAGGGACGATTTAG
- a CDS encoding PilZ domain-containing protein — MFTHRRIERHQLPYFLKVFNRITDKPIGYLGNVSEDGLMLISQLPMMIGADFDLRLKIPASGGCMQVIDLRACCLWCHEDATPHYYDAGFSLQRAPPEYGQLVEALRQYFSFQPLPASA; from the coding sequence ATGTTCACTCACCGCCGGATCGAGCGGCATCAACTGCCGTATTTTCTGAAAGTGTTCAACCGCATTACCGACAAACCGATTGGCTACCTGGGCAACGTCTCCGAAGACGGGCTGATGCTCATCAGCCAGCTGCCAATGATGATCGGTGCGGATTTCGATTTGCGCCTGAAAATCCCCGCGAGCGGCGGGTGCATGCAGGTCATCGACCTGCGGGCGTGTTGCCTGTGGTGCCATGAAGACGCAACCCCCCACTACTATGACGCCGGGTTCAGCCTGCAACGGGCACCGCCGGAGTATGGGCAGCTGGTGGAGGCGTTGAGGCAGTATTTCAGCTTTCAGCCATTGCCGGCTTCGGCTTGA
- a CDS encoding tetratricopeptide repeat protein: MRFVLIAVLALSVVGCTRWSMNHHLNLAYSAYDRGNCEQVTLELSKVERASRARPYVWPEVSMLRGLCLERQKLFVDAAQTYQFILASYPQSEYAYRAQARLETLQALGHYPLRSSAAVRPTRF, encoded by the coding sequence ATGCGATTCGTGCTCATAGCCGTCCTTGCCCTCAGTGTCGTGGGCTGCACCCGTTGGTCGATGAACCACCATTTGAACCTGGCCTACAGCGCCTATGACCGTGGCAATTGCGAGCAGGTGACGCTCGAGCTGTCCAAAGTGGAACGCGCCAGCCGCGCGCGGCCATATGTGTGGCCGGAAGTGTCGATGCTGCGCGGTTTGTGCCTGGAACGGCAGAAACTGTTTGTCGATGCGGCGCAGACCTACCAGTTCATCCTCGCGTCCTATCCGCAAAGTGAATACGCCTACCGCGCCCAGGCCCGTCTGGAAACCTTGCAAGCGCTGGGTCATTACCCGTTGCGCAGCTCGGCGGCGGTGCGCCCCACCCGCTTCTGA
- the pyk gene encoding pyruvate kinase, giving the protein MSVRRTKIVATLGPASNSPEVLEQLILAGLDVARLNFSHGTPDEHKARAKLVRDLAAKHGRFVALLGDLQGPKIRIAKFANKKIELKIGDQFTFSTSHPLTEGNQQVVGIDYPDLVKDCGVGDELLLDDGRVVMRVDTATATELNCTVTIGGPLSDHKGINRRGGGLTAPALTEKDKADIKLAAEMQVDYLAVSFPRDAADMEYARQLRDEAGGTAWLVAKIERAEAVADDETLDGLINASDAVMVARGDLGVEIGDAELVGIQKKIILHARRHNKAVIVATQMMESMIQNPMPTRAEVSDVANAVLDYTDAVMLSAESAAGLYPLEAVQAMARICIGAEKHPTSKTSSHRIGKEFQRCDESIALATMYTANHFPGVKAIIALTESGYTPLIMSRIRSSVPIYAFTPHREAQARAAMFRGVYTIPFDPASLAPNEVSQKAIDELVKRGVVQKGDWVILTKGDSYHTTGGTNGMKILHVGDPMV; this is encoded by the coding sequence ATGTCCGTCCGTCGTACCAAAATCGTCGCCACCCTTGGCCCGGCCAGTAACTCGCCGGAAGTTCTCGAACAGCTGATCCTGGCTGGCCTGGACGTCGCCCGCCTGAACTTCTCCCACGGCACCCCCGACGAGCACAAGGCTCGCGCGAAGCTGGTGCGTGACCTGGCTGCCAAGCACGGTCGCTTCGTGGCCCTGCTGGGTGACCTGCAAGGCCCGAAAATCCGTATCGCCAAATTCGCCAACAAGAAGATCGAGCTGAAGATCGGTGATCAATTCACCTTCTCCACCAGCCATCCCCTGACCGAAGGCAACCAGCAAGTGGTCGGCATCGACTACCCGGACCTGGTCAAGGACTGCGGTGTAGGCGACGAGCTGCTGCTCGACGACGGCCGTGTGGTGATGCGCGTCGATACCGCCACCGCCACCGAACTGAACTGCACCGTGACCATCGGCGGCCCGCTGTCGGACCATAAAGGCATCAACCGTCGCGGTGGTGGCCTGACCGCACCGGCCCTGACCGAGAAAGACAAGGCCGACATCAAGCTCGCTGCCGAAATGCAGGTCGACTACCTCGCCGTGTCCTTCCCGCGCGACGCCGCCGACATGGAATACGCCCGTCAACTGCGCGACGAAGCCGGCGGTACCGCCTGGCTGGTGGCGAAGATCGAACGTGCCGAAGCCGTGGCCGACGACGAAACCCTCGATGGCCTGATCAATGCCTCCGACGCCGTGATGGTGGCCCGTGGTGACCTGGGCGTGGAAATCGGCGACGCCGAACTGGTGGGTATCCAGAAGAAGATCATTCTGCACGCACGCCGCCACAACAAGGCCGTGATCGTGGCGACCCAGATGATGGAGTCGATGATCCAGAACCCGATGCCAACCCGCGCCGAAGTGTCCGACGTAGCCAACGCCGTGCTCGACTACACCGACGCCGTGATGCTCTCGGCAGAAAGTGCTGCCGGCCTGTATCCGCTGGAAGCCGTGCAAGCGATGGCGCGCATCTGCATCGGCGCTGAAAAGCACCCGACCAGCAAGACCTCCAGCCACCGCATCGGCAAAGAGTTCCAGCGCTGTGACGAGAGCATTGCGCTGGCGACCATGTACACCGCCAACCACTTCCCGGGCGTAAAAGCGATCATCGCCCTGACCGAAAGCGGCTACACCCCGCTGATCATGTCGCGCATCCGTTCCTCGGTGCCGATCTACGCGTTCACTCCGCACCGTGAAGCCCAGGCCCGCGCTGCAATGTTCCGTGGCGTGTACACCATTCCGTTCGACCCGGCTTCGCTGGCGCCGAACGAAGTCAGCCAGAAGGCGATCGACGAGCTGGTCAAGCGCGGCGTCGTGCAGAAAGGCGACTGGGTCATCCTGACCAAGGGCGACAGCTACCACACCACTGGTGGCACCAATGGGATGAAGATCCTGCACGTTGGCGATCCGATGGTCTGA
- a CDS encoding iron-sulfur-binding ferredoxin reductase has translation MPELRVGDRQWSVAAGSNLLDALNQNGVSVPYSCRAGSCHACLVQCVQGLPSDSRPDALSAEQRQQGWRLACQCQVVEDLQVHTFDPQQDGRPAEVAAVDWLSPSVLRLRLTAQRPLRYSAGQHLVLWAGNVARPYSLASLPEEDRFLEFHLDCHQSGEFCDAARHLSIGDPIRLGELRGGALHYDPDWHDRPLWLMAAGTGLGPLFGVLREALRQDHRGAIRVIHLAHDANEHYLAKPLQAMAASRPNLSIELWTPAELPAALAQLRLVSRQTLALVCGAPDSVDAFARRLYLAGLPRNQLLADVFLPRG, from the coding sequence ATGCCTGAGTTGCGTGTTGGCGACCGCCAATGGTCAGTGGCAGCTGGCAGTAATCTGCTGGATGCCCTGAATCAGAACGGCGTGTCGGTGCCTTACAGCTGTCGTGCCGGCAGTTGCCATGCGTGCCTGGTGCAATGCGTGCAAGGGCTGCCGAGCGACAGCCGCCCCGACGCCTTGAGTGCAGAGCAGCGCCAGCAAGGCTGGCGCCTGGCATGTCAGTGTCAGGTGGTCGAGGACTTGCAGGTGCACACCTTCGACCCGCAGCAGGACGGTCGCCCGGCCGAGGTCGCCGCCGTCGATTGGCTGAGCCCCAGCGTGTTGCGCTTGCGCCTGACTGCACAGCGGCCATTGCGCTACAGCGCCGGCCAGCATCTGGTGCTATGGGCGGGCAACGTGGCGCGGCCATATTCCCTCGCCAGCCTGCCGGAAGAGGACCGCTTTCTTGAGTTTCACCTCGATTGTCATCAGTCGGGGGAATTTTGCGATGCGGCCCGTCACCTGAGCATCGGTGATCCGATCCGCCTTGGCGAATTGCGCGGCGGGGCTTTGCACTACGATCCGGACTGGCACGATCGACCGCTGTGGCTGATGGCCGCGGGTACCGGGCTGGGGCCGTTATTTGGCGTGTTGCGCGAAGCGTTGCGTCAGGATCATCGGGGCGCCATTCGCGTCATTCACCTGGCCCATGACGCCAATGAGCATTATCTGGCCAAACCGCTGCAAGCCATGGCGGCCAGCCGCCCGAACCTCAGTATCGAGCTGTGGACTCCGGCCGAGTTGCCGGCGGCTTTGGCGCAGCTGCGGCTGGTTTCTCGGCAAACCCTGGCCTTGGTCTGTGGGGCACCGGACAGCGTCGATGCGTTTGCCCGGCGCTTGTATCTGGCGGGATTGCCGCGCAATCAACTGTTGGCCGATGTGTTCCTGCCCCGTGGTTGA
- a CDS encoding GGDEF domain-containing protein — translation MTHNAIQRLLLKRFGLAAGTYALALLLLWLAFFTGHYDVPLADVAVGSALVVISQAALFVVFYSGCNLRFSDPSLTEPQVLLGLGWQTWLIANLDEARGAFLVFYVLILLFGLFHLSRRAFARCALLVFFSFSAITLWEGYHFQLADPALAVLQVCVLFIVLVWLELYARYVQASRLRMRQRRFALQAHQDTLRGMMRQLEDLVATDELTGLFNRRHFLRLASRELKAMDASVVHGLALIDLDHFKRINDVHGHAAGDQVLQAFAGVASACLRDGDVLARYGGEEFVVLLPDCDAERLTACCERLRLAFIDVELIGLKVGSLSLSAGMTLLLPGDDLDEALQRADQALYRAKRDGRNRCAAAWENVDA, via the coding sequence TTGACCCATAACGCCATCCAGCGCCTGTTGCTCAAACGTTTTGGCCTCGCAGCCGGCACCTACGCCCTGGCTCTGCTACTGCTGTGGCTGGCGTTTTTCACTGGCCATTACGATGTACCACTGGCCGATGTCGCGGTCGGCAGCGCGCTGGTGGTCATCAGCCAGGCGGCGTTGTTCGTGGTGTTCTACAGCGGTTGCAACCTGCGTTTTTCCGACCCCAGCCTGACCGAGCCGCAAGTGCTGCTGGGGCTGGGCTGGCAAACCTGGTTGATTGCCAATCTGGATGAGGCCCGCGGCGCGTTCCTGGTGTTCTACGTGCTGATTCTGTTGTTCGGGCTGTTTCATCTGTCGCGCCGTGCCTTTGCGCGGTGCGCGTTGCTGGTGTTTTTCAGTTTCAGCGCGATCACGCTGTGGGAGGGCTACCACTTCCAGCTGGCCGATCCGGCGCTGGCCGTGTTGCAGGTGTGCGTATTGTTTATCGTGCTGGTCTGGCTGGAGTTGTACGCCCGTTATGTCCAGGCCTCGCGCCTGCGCATGCGTCAGCGCCGCTTCGCCTTGCAGGCGCACCAGGACACGTTGCGCGGGATGATGCGCCAGCTCGAGGACCTGGTGGCCACCGACGAATTGACCGGACTGTTCAATCGCCGGCATTTCCTGCGCCTGGCTTCGCGCGAACTCAAGGCCATGGACGCCAGCGTCGTGCATGGCCTGGCGCTGATCGACCTCGATCATTTCAAACGCATCAACGACGTTCACGGCCATGCGGCGGGCGATCAGGTGTTGCAGGCATTTGCCGGCGTGGCGTCGGCCTGCCTGCGCGACGGTGATGTCCTGGCGCGCTACGGCGGAGAAGAGTTCGTGGTGTTGCTGCCTGATTGCGATGCCGAGCGATTGACGGCTTGTTGCGAGCGGCTGCGCCTCGCCTTTATCGATGTCGAGTTGATCGGCTTGAAGGTCGGCAGTCTCAGCCTGTCCGCCGGTATGACCCTGTTGTTACCGGGCGATGATCTTGACGAGGCCTTGCAGCGGGCCGACCAGGCGCTTTATCGGGCCAAGCGTGACGGCCGCAACCGGTGCGCGGCGGCATGGGAAAACGTCGATGCCTGA
- a CDS encoding fumarate hydratase produces MTVIKQDDLIQSVADALQFISYYHPVDFIQAMHEAYLREESPAARDSMAQILINSRMCATGHRPICQDTGIVTVFVRVGMDVRWDGATMGLDDMINEGVRRAYNLPENVLRASILADPAGARKNTKDNTPAVIHYSIVPGNTVEVDVAAKGGGSENKSKMAMLNPSDSIVDWVLKTVPTMGAGWCPPGMLGIGIGGTAEKAAVMAKEVLMESIDIHELKARGPQNRIEEMRLELFEKVNQLGIGAQGLGGLTTVLDVKIMDYPTHAASLPVCMIPNCAATRHAHFVLDGSGPASLEAPPLDAYPEIVWEAGPSARRVNLDTLTPEEVQSWKPGETVLLNGKMLTGRDAAHKRMVEMLNKGETLPVDLKGRFIYYVGPVDPVREEVVGPAGPTTATRMDKFTRQILEQTGLLGMIGKSERGPTAIDAIKDHKAVYLMAVGGAAYLVAQAIKKSRVVAFAELGMEAIYEFDVKDMPVTVAVDSKGESVHITGPAIWQQKISESLAVEVQ; encoded by the coding sequence ATGACCGTGATCAAGCAAGACGACCTGATTCAGAGCGTTGCCGACGCCCTGCAGTTCATTTCCTACTACCACCCCGTGGATTTCATCCAGGCGATGCACGAGGCCTACCTGCGCGAAGAATCGCCAGCGGCCCGCGATTCGATGGCGCAAATCCTGATCAACTCGCGGATGTGCGCCACCGGCCACCGCCCGATCTGCCAGGACACCGGCATCGTCACCGTGTTCGTGCGTGTAGGCATGGACGTACGTTGGGATGGCGCCACCATGGGCCTGGACGACATGATCAACGAAGGCGTGCGCCGGGCTTACAACCTGCCGGAAAACGTCCTGCGTGCCTCGATCCTCGCCGACCCGGCGGGCGCTCGTAAAAACACCAAGGACAACACCCCGGCCGTTATCCACTACTCCATCGTTCCGGGTAACACCGTGGAAGTGGACGTGGCGGCCAAGGGCGGCGGTTCCGAGAACAAGTCGAAAATGGCCATGCTCAACCCGTCCGACTCGATCGTCGACTGGGTGCTCAAGACCGTTCCGACCATGGGCGCCGGCTGGTGCCCACCGGGCATGCTCGGCATCGGCATCGGCGGCACCGCCGAGAAAGCCGCGGTGATGGCCAAGGAAGTGTTGATGGAATCCATCGACATTCACGAGCTCAAAGCCCGCGGCCCGCAGAACCGCATCGAAGAAATGCGCCTGGAGCTGTTCGAGAAGGTCAACCAACTGGGCATCGGCGCCCAGGGCCTCGGTGGCCTGACCACCGTGCTCGACGTGAAGATCATGGATTACCCGACCCACGCCGCGTCCCTGCCGGTGTGCATGATCCCGAACTGCGCCGCCACCCGTCACGCACACTTCGTGCTCGACGGTTCCGGCCCAGCCTCCCTGGAAGCGCCACCGCTGGACGCCTACCCGGAAATCGTCTGGGAAGCCGGCCCGTCGGCCCGTCGGGTCAACCTCGACACCCTGACCCCGGAAGAAGTGCAGAGCTGGAAGCCGGGCGAAACCGTCCTGCTCAACGGCAAGATGCTCACCGGTCGCGACGCCGCGCACAAGCGCATGGTCGAGATGCTGAACAAGGGTGAAACCCTGCCGGTGGACCTGAAAGGTCGCTTCATCTACTACGTTGGCCCGGTCGATCCGGTGCGCGAAGAAGTGGTTGGCCCTGCCGGTCCTACTACCGCAACGCGGATGGACAAGTTCACCCGTCAGATCCTCGAGCAAACCGGCCTGCTGGGCATGATCGGCAAATCCGAGCGTGGCCCGACCGCGATCGACGCGATCAAGGACCACAAGGCCGTTTACCTGATGGCAGTGGGCGGCGCGGCTTACCTGGTGGCGCAAGCGATCAAGAAGTCTCGCGTTGTTGCTTTCGCCGAACTGGGGATGGAAGCCATATACGAGTTCGACGTGAAAGACATGCCTGTGACTGTTGCAGTCGACAGCAAGGGCGAGTCGGTACACATCACCGGTCCTGCCATCTGGCAGCAAAAGATCAGTGAAAGCCTGGCGGTAGAAGTGCAATAA